Genomic segment of Arachis hypogaea cultivar Tifrunner chromosome 11, arahy.Tifrunner.gnm2.J5K5, whole genome shotgun sequence:
cactTATGCAGGAAATTTTGCTCAAGACTTAGAGTATAATGATGTCGAAAAATGGCTTATCACAATCTCAGctgggagaggaagattttgcaccataccatcaatttctctAAAGAAATGTCCAACTTCGAAATAGGCAGCAGCATAGACAACTGAAAtaggacttgattgaacacatggcaatttcacaatgcttgtggtcaactatagagtttaattatatttttctttgtattaagtaattttacaaattagtgtaatttcgaattatatattgtgtattattgttatgtatgaatttatttaatattaatatcttttaatagtgaattatttttaaatttataaatttaaaatattattaaaaaaattaattatattaattttaagtattttaattaattaattaagtaagtCCATAATAAGGACTAaagttaatttcttttaattaagaaGAGAAAGATGCTTTGAATTCCTATTTACtgttataaatacaaaaattaatgtaaaattaatttttaaagcaagTAGGTCATAAATAAAGACtaattaaaatgataaattttcTGTTGGAGATGGTCTTAGAGCCTTGCCAAGTTGCATCCGAATGGACTGGGGCCAAGTCATATTTGGAGAATCAAAGGGGGGTTAACTGAAATATTTGAAAGAGAGTGTGAGACAGTGAGACACCCAATAGTTACACCAAGCATACAAAGTTGATGACGTGTCATTGCAGTTGTCAGAATTTTTCtccaccaaaagaaaaaaatatctccACCGTGTTCCAGCAGTGCCTCCTTGTTGGACTCGAAGCTCTTCCCCTGTAATCTAACAATGGCGCTCTCTGCAACATTCAAGCCTTTTTCACCTCAAAGCTTCAATCTTTACTCCAAAATCCGCAGACCCTTTTCCTTTCACTCTCTCACTTTCCTCAAGGTTCGCGCTTCAACCACTCTTGATTATTCCAACGTCTCCGCCAACCCAAAACCCTCACCTTTGAaggtaataataaattaataactggCTCTTCTAACCCTTTATTCCTTAAACTGTTTATTTTACTTATGTGATCTgtgttaaaaattgaaatttggatttatttttatttattttattgtgctTGTGCATGCCAAACTTCAGAGAATTTGTGTGACTGTGACTCATGATTTGTACCCTTTTTTTATTCTTGATCAGACTAGTAATTGGCAATGGAAATTCAATGACAATTCTATAAACATCTATTATGAGGAACATGCGAAGGAGGCTGAGGAGCCTTCCCAGAATATCTTGCTGATGCCGACTATTTCTGATGTCAGCACTGTTGAGGAATGGAGATTAGTAGCTGGTGACATTGTTCAGCGTAACGGCAATATCAATTGGCGTGCAACCATAGTTGATTGGCCTGGTCTCGGCTATTCGGATCGGCCGAAGATTGATTACAATGCCGATGTATTGGAAAGATTTCTGGTTGATTTCATCAATTCACCCACTGGTCCAATAAAACCAGGTACTGGGGGAGGCCAtcttattttgtattaaattagACTAAGATTTATATAGCTTTGAAGTATATTTGTTTAATCATTCTTTTTATCTTCATGGGATGGTTAGGTTGCAATTGctgtttatctttctcttttcatttttcataCTTTAAATTCTTGTTCCATAGCAATTTTCATTTGTATATCTGATTCTGTGTGGGGTTTAGTTTGGAAGTTTGAGTAGTATTTACAAACTTAGTAACTTCCACTATGAATTTTTGCTAAGGTACTTCTTTATGGTGCTTTTGGATATTTCTTAGGAAAATGGAAAGGCCTTTAGACACTAAATAAAGGATAGCTAGACCCAATTGGTGGATATATTTCTTCCATTGTATTCTTGAATATTTATGCCTATCACAAATGATGATTCTTCTTGTGAATTGTTGGAGCAATGTATGCCTTATGTTTATCCATTGTCTTCAGTTTGCATTATTTCCTCAAGGATGTATATTTCTTTCCTTAAGCAGTTTGATATGTCCAACCAATCCTGGATTGTATTGATTAGTGCTTAGACTGCTTACGACTAACATTGTCCGTTAAACTAGAGAACGATTTGATAATATTCGGAGGAGGGCATGCTGCATCAATAGTGGTCCGTGCGGCAAAAAAGGGTTTGGTGAAGCCCAAAGCTGTAGCTGCAGTTGCACCAACTTGGGCTGGACCCCTTCCTATTGTGTTTGGTCGAGATTCCAGCATGGAAACAAGGTAATGTTTCTGTTGCACTTCTTTTTCCGGTGATGATCATATTTTTGTTACTCTGCATTGCTTTCTGGTCACTACTTAAAGGGAAGCAGATTTAACCTGATTATcttaaatattaactaaaaatcaaaataatgttGTCTGATTTGGCCAAAGGAACACTAATATGAATAATATAACTGGTTTCTCTGCTCTTTCTCTAATAAACTTTACAGATATGGTCTTCTAAGAGGCACATTAAAGGCTCCTGCAGTTGGCTGGATGA
This window contains:
- the LOC112722493 gene encoding uncharacterized protein is translated as MALSATFKPFSPQSFNLYSKIRRPFSFHSLTFLKVRASTTLDYSNVSANPKPSPLKTSNWQWKFNDNSINIYYEEHAKEAEEPSQNILLMPTISDVSTVEEWRLVAGDIVQRNGNINWRATIVDWPGLGYSDRPKIDYNADVLERFLVDFINSPTGPIKPENDLIIFGGGHAASIVVRAAKKGLVKPKAVAAVAPTWAGPLPIVFGRDSSMETRYGLLRGTLKAPAVGWMMYNMLVSNEKSIQSQYKSHVYENPDNVTPGIVESRYALTKRKGARYLPAAFLTGELDPVTSREEFLELFAGLEGKTPVLVVSAKGAPKRSKAEMEALKGAKGVSKFVEVPGALLPQEEYPAIVAQELFKFLEEYIVSAV